One region of Erwinia tracheiphila genomic DNA includes:
- a CDS encoding terminase large subunit domain-containing protein produces MIQDAFVRQRAKQLYWQGYPPAEIARLMGINQNTIYAWKKRDEWDETPPVQRVSQSMDARLIQLTDKKDKTGGDFKEIDLLTRQLKKLSDGQPAGAGTGKKPRQRKLKNHFTEEQIVALREKITASLAQHQRKWQEQQDQRNRMLLKTRQCGATWYFAREALLRALRDDVEYSYQRNQIFLSASRRQAHQFRGFIQKVAGEVDVELKGGDKIVLSNGAELHFLGTSAATAQSYTGNLYFDEFFWVSHFTKLRKVAGAMATMKGLTRTYFSTPSSETHEAYPFWTGDRWNEKRPKVQRKAFDVGWKTLNSGLLCPDKTWRQIVTLKDIIDQGWEYTNLEEIQDENSEDEFRNLYMCEFVRDGESAFNLNALIGCGADGYDEWPDWKPFASRPMGNRPVWIGYDANGSSGNGDSGAICVVVPPLVPGGRFRTVETEQVRGFEFEEQAKVIENFTFKYNVQHVGIDVTGGNGEAVYQIVKKFFPMAMPWTMSMTSKRTLVLKMLQLIRAGRWEYDRSERALINAFNSVRKVKTPGGFITYDTDRSRGVSHGDLAWANMLAIINEPLGQESGNGGFAMEF; encoded by the coding sequence ATGATACAGGACGCGTTTGTACGTCAGAGGGCAAAACAACTTTACTGGCAGGGCTACCCGCCAGCGGAGATCGCGCGCCTGATGGGGATAAATCAGAACACAATTTACGCCTGGAAGAAACGCGATGAATGGGATGAAACGCCGCCCGTCCAGCGCGTCAGCCAGTCTATGGATGCCCGCCTTATCCAGCTTACGGACAAGAAAGACAAGACCGGGGGAGACTTCAAAGAGATTGATCTGCTTACCCGGCAACTGAAAAAGCTGTCTGACGGACAACCGGCAGGGGCTGGCACGGGCAAAAAGCCGCGCCAGCGCAAGCTGAAAAATCACTTCACCGAAGAACAGATCGTCGCACTGCGGGAGAAAATAACGGCATCACTGGCGCAGCACCAGCGCAAATGGCAGGAACAGCAGGACCAGCGCAACCGCATGCTACTGAAAACCCGTCAGTGCGGCGCGACCTGGTATTTTGCCCGCGAGGCACTGTTGCGCGCCCTGCGGGATGATGTGGAATATTCGTACCAGCGTAACCAGATATTTCTGTCGGCATCCCGCCGTCAGGCGCACCAGTTCAGAGGCTTCATCCAGAAGGTGGCGGGCGAGGTGGACGTTGAGCTGAAGGGTGGTGACAAAATCGTACTGAGTAACGGTGCAGAGCTGCATTTTCTCGGTACATCGGCGGCAACAGCGCAGTCTTACACCGGCAACCTGTATTTCGATGAGTTTTTCTGGGTCAGCCACTTCACAAAGTTGCGTAAAGTGGCGGGCGCTATGGCAACGATGAAAGGGCTGACGCGCACCTATTTTTCAACACCATCAAGTGAAACGCATGAGGCTTACCCGTTCTGGACGGGTGACCGCTGGAATGAGAAACGCCCGAAGGTGCAGCGCAAAGCGTTTGATGTGGGCTGGAAAACGCTGAACAGCGGGCTGTTATGCCCGGATAAAACCTGGCGACAGATAGTCACATTGAAAGACATTATCGATCAGGGCTGGGAATATACCAATCTTGAAGAAATCCAGGATGAAAACAGCGAGGATGAATTCCGCAACCTGTACATGTGCGAGTTTGTTCGCGATGGCGAGTCAGCCTTCAATCTTAACGCCCTGATTGGTTGCGGGGCAGATGGTTACGACGAATGGCCGGACTGGAAACCCTTTGCGTCCAGGCCGATGGGGAATCGCCCGGTATGGATTGGCTATGACGCCAACGGCAGCAGCGGCAATGGTGACAGCGGTGCGATTTGTGTTGTGGTGCCGCCGCTGGTGCCGGGCGGCAGATTCCGCACGGTGGAAACGGAACAGGTGCGCGGCTTTGAGTTTGAAGAGCAGGCGAAAGTTATCGAAAACTTCACCTTCAAATACAACGTTCAGCATGTCGGCATCGACGTGACGGGCGGTAACGGTGAAGCCGTGTATCAGATAGTGAAGAAGTTTTTCCCGATGGCGATGCCCTGGACCATGTCAATGACGTCAAAGCGCACCCTGGTGCTGAAAATGCTACAGCTAATCCGCGCCGGGCGCTGGGAGTATGACCGCAGCGAGCGCGCCCTGATCAACGCCTTTAACTCGGTTCGCAAGGTAAAGACGCCGGGCGGATTCATCACCTATGACACCGATCG